The Lasioglossum baleicum chromosome 12, iyLasBale1, whole genome shotgun sequence genome segment TCGCAAGTATGATTAGTGCAGGGCAACATTTTCCCGCAAAGTCTTCCGCAAGACGTAGGCCGTGCCATGTGACAAGGCCACGGACGTGTTTCGTGGCCTCCCAAACATGTGACCTGTACCGACACCTCGCAAGGCGGACACGGTAACGTTTTCAGCTGCTTCGTTTCTTTCTGTATCTCCCACGGTCCCGCAGGATGCGCTTTCACGTCGTTCTTGTTCACCTTCACCCAAACCTTGGTGTGGCAAACGGCAACGCAAGAATGACCGCATCGTTTGTACACCAAATCGCAAATCTTTTTACAGGGTGGACACGGACCTTGGTGGCATTTATGCGTTTCCCTTTTAGGGTGATGACAGATCGGCGGCACCTTGCACGGTTTGTTGCACGGTGGAGGCTTCACTCTCTTCGTAGTGCCGCACggtaccgttattttgttgtatccGCATCTGCATTGGATAATATCCGTACGCTCGCAAGGGTAGCACGGACCACTGTGACACGGGCCCGAACATTTGTGCTTGCGACAATTTAAAGTGTTCTCGCAAATTTTCTCGCACACGTTGAACGTGTTTTTGATCAAACAATCGCAGCATTTTCTGTTGCACATGTGCCTGCCGCAGAGGCGCATCTGCATGCATTTCTTGTTGCAGTGGAACTCTTTGCCACAGGCGACTTCTTTCTTGTAGCTACCACATCGACAGGACTTTGTTACTACTTCTAAGCATTGTCCGCATTGATCCATGTGGCATCTCATGTTGCAATAATGCGAACCGCAATCCAGTAGCTTGCCGCACGTGTCTCCGCACGTGGGCAACTGTTCCTGGCTGCAAGAAACCGCGTAACGCTTCTTGCCGCAGGGACATGTTCTATTCTTTTCCAAAACACACGGACCACAGTCTCCGGACAAATGGCATGTGCTTTGGCAAATGTGAATGTTGCAGGACAGAGGCCGGCGACAAGGTTTCTCACAACTCCACGCACCTTCATAGCATTGCCTTATTTCTGTGCTGCTCTTACAGCGACATTCGAGTAGCAACGACTCCGGGCAAGGAGGGCAATCTCCTGCATGGCATAGTTGCACGCAGCTGTGCGAGCATGATTTGTACTTTTTGTTACATGCTGTGCCACAACTCCAGTTCTTGGCGTTGCATCTTCTTTGTTCAGGAGCCTGTTTACCACAAAAACATTTGATCGATACTGTTTTCGCGCACGGTGGGCATGGCCCAGGGTGGCAAAGTACAACACATTTATGACCACACTCTGGTTGCAAGAGTTTGCCGCATACATCTCCGCAGGAATGCGGTATACTCCATGGTTGGAACACAGGGTCTATAACTTTCTTACAGAAGCATTTATAATTACGAGGAACTTCGTCTTGTCCATAATCCATACGACATTTTGGACTGAAACAGATTTGTTTATATAGAAAAAATCATATAGtataaattgtatctttaaACGTATCTCTTACCATGCCCAAATAGGAGCAACACCTTTCTCACGTTTTACGTTAAGACTATCTCGTATCCAATGCAGAATGCAGGATAAATGTAAAAAAGCAAAACACTTGCTGCAGTTCCAGATCTGTAATATATAAATGTGTATAAATGTGTCGAATGGTGTGTCAATCAGAGAATCAATATAATTAATCGTACCGCGTCTGCTTTCTTTACAGTTGAGATGCAGATTAAACAAACTGTGCTGCCAGATTGAAATAGATTAACTAAGTAACATAAAGTCTTTTCCGTGTCTACCTCTCCTCCTTGATAGGCAGACAACACTTTGCCAACTACATTTTCTATGTCTTCTGTATTTACATCGTCCTCATCTTCACTGGATGATTCTAAATAAGCATTCGCCTCTAAATGCTTGTTAATCGCTATCTTATCTTGTGCTTGAGCACGTCTGAACTTCTGCATGTTTCTTTGGAAATTTGTACTGGTCAAAATGATTCAACAGAGCCTGCACATACAATGGGACAAGAGACGAATTATTTAAGTACTCCTTATTGATACAATTACATCAAggttattttaaagaatacttATGTATGAAATGTGATTCATTTACTTACATGCAGCAATGCAAACAAGTCATTGACACTTAAATGGTACATAAAAGAATTCGATGTTTATTCAGTAATGTATATGAAGCCGAAAGAGAAGCGTTTCCTGCGAAACATTCCATTTGAATAGTACCAAGTTGTAGCCATATTTTTGCCACGCACACCAATAAACACACACAAGTGTCGCCCCACTACTGTTGTTCCTATCTACATACGTATAAAACGATATCTATGAAAGTACGTGTATAATGATAAAAAGATTGGGCAATTTGCAAAGGATAATACACTATACGAATAATAAATAGACCACCGCATTCTTGTTCAAGGGCATCGGGAAACGAATCCCTCCGGAAGATGCGCATAATAGTTAAATAATTACAACGTAACAAATTGCGCGCCGAAAAGTAAAGCAGTGTCATCTTACGGCAGGTCGGAAGTGGTGTTTCATTTCGATTTGCAATATGACATTGTAATTACTTTTTACTCTCTGGTATTGCTAcagctttttaaaaaaatctctaAAATCAGTAGTATAAGACTGGCTGTGGCAAGCCCCGTTTACTCCTTCCTAAATAGGAAATGACGTCTCGACTATTTTAACCTCAACAAATAACCCATCCATTCCACATTGATCTTACAATTAgagcaataaaaattattttctttttcaccgtTACGTATATAGTGCGTCGAAACCGAAACAAATTGTGCGATTCCAGAACGATTCGAGAACCAATAGTGTGGAGGAGCTATTGGAAGGCAACATTTCCCATTGGAAGGAAACATGTTCCGGAGCGAACGTAAAACCTCGTACGGAGCTCCGGCGAATCTAGGGACGCGGACACTGAACCTGCGAGCCTTTATTTAAATATCGATTGAAAACAATTTCACGTTCTTGTGTGTATCAGCGGAATTCGAACGAAAAAGACCACCGGAGAGCGGAAGATTAACCGCGTCGGGACACTGTAATATTTTGAGTGTCTCGTGTACTTTCTTTTGCCTTTCGGGATTCGGGATCCCGTATGAAACGATTCCTCGTCGGACGGTAGCACGGTTAGTTAGTTCACGTGCGGATGATCGAAGACCACTGGTCCCGACAGATGTGCCGTGGGTGCTCCTTTTGAACGAACGtacttacttacttacttaTCCCCGTTCCGTTTCTCGCGAGTCGTTCGTGCGTGTGTTTCGCTTTTCGAGGCGATTGCTCGGTCTCGCGCGACGGAACGTAAAAATCGAGGAAAAATAGCTGGGCTCGTGGCTGCCGAAAATCGTGCCCCGGATCATCGTGGTGGCCTGAGAGTCTCGTTTTCGCAACACGTTCATCCTCGGACAGGTGagcgaaatatattttttttgttcggTCGCGTGTGCGATTTTCGAGCACCGATCTACCGTTTTTTCTTCTCCCGATTTTTCCCTCTGGCTCGCGTAAGATATGCTTCTCTAAATCGAACGGTGCCCGATTGCGTTCTTTAATCGAGATACGGATTTCGCGATAACGCGAATGCTTCACCGTGTAATGTATCGCAACTCGCACCGCATTTTATAGGTTGGCTACGTGCTGAGTAATCTCGGTTCAAGAGAAAGTACGTAATAATAGTTTGTCAAAGAGAAAGGAACGGACTCTGCTCGGACGAACGAAGATGCACAGTCCCGATCCGGTCGCTTTCGAGTGAACTTTTTGTGAACATTTCGAACCACACACAGTGCTCACGATCCATGGGCTGCTGCGTATGCGGGTCCGACGATATTTATTCTGCGTTGAATCGTAG includes the following:
- the LOC143214000 gene encoding NF-X1-type zinc finger protein NFXL1, whose product is MQKFRRAQAQDKIAINKHLEANAYLESSSEDEDDVNTEDIENVVGKVLSAYQGGEVDTEKTLCYLVNLFQSGSTVCLICISTVKKADAIWNCSKCFAFLHLSCILHWIRDSLNVKREKGVAPIWACPKCRMDYGQDEVPRNYKCFCKKVIDPVFQPWSIPHSCGDVCGKLLQPECGHKCVVLCHPGPCPPCAKTVSIKCFCGKQAPEQRRCNAKNWSCGTACNKKYKSCSHSCVQLCHAGDCPPCPESLLLECRCKSSTEIRQCYEGAWSCEKPCRRPLSCNIHICQSTCHLSGDCGPCVLEKNRTCPCGKKRYAVSCSQEQLPTCGDTCGKLLDCGSHYCNMRCHMDQCGQCLEVVTKSCRCGSYKKEVACGKEFHCNKKCMQMRLCGRHMCNRKCCDCLIKNTFNVCEKICENTLNCRKHKCSGPCHSGPCYPCERTDIIQCRCGYNKITVPCGTTKRVKPPPCNKPCKVPPICHHPKRETHKCHQGPCPPCKKICDLVYKRCGHSCVAVCHTKVWVKVNKNDVKAHPAGPWEIQKETKQLKTLPCPPCEVSVQVTCLGGHETRPWPCHMARPTSCGRLCGKMLPCTNHTCELVCHKVLSTEDTKNATPCMDCEKPCEFPRPQGCTHSCPKSCHPAPCNPCKQLVKIPCHCGIVTLYRRCAELTSATAKQRNDLLKCGNQCPKNYPCGHRCMYDCHPGVCKNENECNKKVKLFCPCKRIKKDFACSLVQKEQIQLQCDDACKRLKMEKSLAEAALLEQKRQAEEIRNQEEIEKFERKFKPRRKGRDKYDKKQSRKETNSRYWKYWILAILLCTVGIAIGYCSVQGTTNLGLFFI